The following are from one region of the Paenibacillus protaetiae genome:
- the cls gene encoding cardiolipin synthase: MELWLFIVCLALLFYIVQLVVILLSERMNANKAAAWIFISMILPVAGFAAYWIAERDFKRHKRLRSLELSRLQEAKAISDCVSSAGELNKQWRKRAAEGERLMAALSAISQRAVTRRNRVEVLTNGESLFASLLANLKRAEHHIHMDYYTIRNDGIGSKVLDVLTERAGAGVEVRVLYDGVGSWKLGDDFLIRLQASGGRTACFSPPRSAMAARQLNYRNHSKIVVIDGRIGYVGGMNIGDEYLGRNPKLGFWRDTQLRLEGDSVYFLQELFMKHWAYAAGESLPFDQYTAPHSDPNLSEDGENVLIVASGPDSRKEPIMETVFAAVNSARSRIYMTTPYFIPDSALMTAFMSAARAGVDVRLIIPGIADTQLVLWGTLSYMEPLLAAGVKVYRYGKGFIHAKVLIIDDLLAAVGTANMDMRSLHNNFEQNAILFDERTLQRLVHDFQQDLKDSRQVDPDRFANRSRLEKAKEACGHLLSPLL, translated from the coding sequence GTGGAATTATGGCTGTTTATCGTTTGTTTGGCCTTGTTATTTTATATCGTTCAATTAGTTGTTATTTTGTTATCGGAACGGATGAATGCGAATAAAGCGGCTGCCTGGATATTTATTTCGATGATCCTTCCGGTGGCGGGATTCGCCGCTTATTGGATAGCGGAACGGGACTTCAAGAGGCATAAGCGGCTGCGGAGCCTGGAATTGAGCAGGCTGCAGGAAGCTAAAGCCATATCCGACTGCGTAAGCAGTGCCGGGGAGCTTAACAAGCAGTGGAGAAAGAGGGCAGCGGAAGGCGAACGGCTGATGGCGGCGTTGTCTGCGATTTCACAACGGGCTGTTACGCGGCGCAACCGGGTAGAAGTGCTCACTAACGGAGAATCGCTGTTTGCTTCCCTGCTGGCCAATTTGAAGCGGGCGGAGCATCATATCCATATGGACTACTATACGATCCGGAATGACGGGATCGGCTCGAAGGTGCTCGATGTGTTGACGGAACGGGCCGGGGCAGGCGTTGAAGTCCGTGTGTTATATGATGGGGTCGGAAGCTGGAAGCTGGGAGATGATTTTTTGATACGGCTGCAGGCGTCAGGAGGAAGAACTGCTTGTTTTTCCCCGCCGCGAAGCGCCATGGCTGCCAGGCAGCTCAATTACCGCAATCATAGCAAAATCGTGGTTATAGACGGCCGGATCGGTTATGTCGGCGGAATGAATATTGGCGACGAATATTTGGGTCGCAACCCGAAATTAGGTTTTTGGAGGGATACCCAGCTTCGGCTGGAAGGCGATTCGGTCTATTTTTTGCAGGAGCTGTTCATGAAGCATTGGGCTTATGCAGCTGGTGAAAGCCTGCCCTTTGACCAGTATACGGCGCCTCATTCAGACCCGAACCTTAGTGAAGACGGCGAGAATGTGCTTATTGTAGCAAGCGGACCGGACAGCCGCAAAGAGCCGATTATGGAAACGGTATTTGCCGCCGTTAATTCGGCGCGCAGCCGCATTTATATGACGACGCCTTATTTTATCCCGGATTCCGCTTTGATGACCGCGTTCATGAGTGCAGCCAGAGCCGGCGTCGACGTCCGGCTTATTATACCCGGGATTGCCGACACGCAGCTCGTGTTGTGGGGAACTTTATCTTATATGGAGCCGCTTCTTGCCGCAGGCGTCAAAGTGTACCGTTACGGCAAAGGGTTTATTCATGCCAAAGTGCTTATCATTGACGACCTGCTGGCTGCCGTCGGAACCGCTAATATGGATATGCGCAGCTTGCATAACAATTTTGAGCAAAATGCGATTTTATTTGACGAACGTACTTTGCAGCGGCTGGTTCATGATTTTCAGCAGGACTTGAAGGACAGCCGCCAAGTGGATCCGGACCGCTTTGCGAATCGCTCGCGGCTGGAAAAGGCGAAAGAAGCGTGCGGCCATCTGCTTTCGCCTTTGCTGTAG
- the ligD gene encoding non-homologous end-joining DNA ligase, with the protein MSAAAKRPTATLAVGGVEIALSNPDKLLWPKEGITKLLYVQKLAALSPYLLRHCANRYLTTIRYPDGITGKSFYQKSCPQPRPDYVHTMANEGIDYVHLNSLAALMWLGNRASLEFHISFEQTDNPDYPSEWVLDLDPFRDEEPRIMEAASIVGELLESLHIKSIPKTSGATGVQIIVPLNRQLTFEQLRAAGQFIGEYLSKAHPRLFTVERFVKNRGDLIYVDYLQHYRGKSIAAPYTPRAREGAPVSTPLTWDEVRRGCTPKQFHLLNIEQRLLEKGDLLAGSLPPQNVGTIISFINKRP; encoded by the coding sequence ATGAGCGCAGCAGCAAAACGGCCAACAGCAACGCTGGCTGTCGGCGGCGTCGAAATCGCATTATCCAACCCCGATAAGCTGCTTTGGCCGAAAGAAGGCATCACCAAGCTGCTGTATGTGCAAAAGCTTGCCGCCCTGTCGCCCTATTTGCTCCGCCACTGCGCGAACCGCTACTTGACAACCATCCGTTATCCGGACGGCATAACCGGCAAATCATTTTACCAGAAAAGCTGCCCGCAGCCCCGGCCGGACTACGTTCACACTATGGCCAACGAAGGCATCGACTATGTGCATTTAAATTCGCTGGCTGCGCTGATGTGGCTTGGCAATCGGGCTTCTCTGGAATTCCATATTTCATTCGAGCAGACCGACAATCCGGATTATCCGTCCGAGTGGGTGCTGGATCTGGACCCGTTCAGGGATGAAGAACCCCGGATCATGGAAGCTGCTTCCATTGTCGGCGAACTGCTGGAATCTTTGCACATCAAATCCATTCCCAAAACATCCGGAGCCACCGGCGTGCAAATTATCGTGCCGCTCAACCGGCAGCTGACGTTCGAACAGCTGCGTGCCGCCGGGCAATTTATCGGCGAATATTTATCCAAAGCGCATCCGCGGCTGTTTACAGTCGAACGGTTTGTCAAAAACCGCGGCGACCTGATCTATGTCGATTATCTCCAGCATTATCGCGGCAAATCCATTGCAGCTCCTTATACGCCCCGCGCCCGGGAAGGCGCTCCAGTATCTACACCGCTGACTTGGGATGAAGTGCGCCGGGGCTGCACCCCTAAACAATTTCATCTGCTGAACATCGAACAGCGCCTGCTTGAGAAAGGCGATCTGCTAGCCGGATCGCTGCCTCCGCAAAATGTAGGGACGATTATCAGCTTCATCAACAAACGCCCGTAA
- a CDS encoding DNA ligase: protein MEFEPMAPVTDPCLPAGEEWTFQLKWDGVRMLAQLDEAGTIKLWSRKLLLKNSVYPEVEQLLKDKFDALGPCLLDGEVIYWDGERPSFQKVLQRERSGSGSHSACPVEPDDDTRPDHANSGRNNSPTAALTPEAETTPVPPGIRYVLFDLLLDGGTDLRDLPFEQRYSRLLGKVAPVSDNRLFVAACYADGQALWNWVEEQHWEGVVSKRRTSIYRSGKKHRDWLKKKTAVILDVDIVGIKQRDGRAASLVMRLDGLFAGSVSLGLNGAMLQALDGAIAQMADSGQQWPMPFDNLPAELKGERVIWLPAPMPCRVTGLEITSNGLLRHPKLVSFGSSGAAL, encoded by the coding sequence ATGGAATTCGAGCCGATGGCTCCTGTTACCGATCCGTGCCTGCCTGCGGGAGAGGAATGGACATTTCAATTAAAATGGGATGGCGTGCGCATGCTTGCACAGCTGGATGAAGCCGGAACCATTAAGCTGTGGTCGCGCAAGCTGCTGCTGAAAAACAGCGTATATCCGGAAGTGGAACAGCTGTTGAAGGATAAATTCGATGCGCTTGGCCCATGCCTGCTGGACGGCGAAGTTATTTATTGGGATGGCGAGCGGCCAAGCTTTCAGAAGGTGCTGCAGCGGGAAAGGAGCGGTTCCGGCAGCCATTCAGCCTGCCCGGTAGAGCCAGATGACGATACCCGGCCTGATCATGCAAACTCCGGCAGGAACAATTCTCCGACTGCTGCGCTTACGCCTGAAGCGGAAACCACCCCGGTCCCGCCGGGTATCCGTTATGTGCTGTTCGATTTATTGCTCGACGGCGGGACTGATCTGCGCGACCTCCCTTTCGAGCAGCGGTACAGCCGGCTGCTGGGCAAGGTAGCGCCTGTTTCAGATAACCGCCTGTTCGTTGCCGCTTGTTACGCAGACGGGCAAGCATTATGGAACTGGGTAGAAGAACAGCATTGGGAAGGTGTCGTCAGCAAAAGGCGGACAAGCATTTATCGGAGCGGCAAAAAACACCGCGATTGGCTAAAGAAAAAAACAGCGGTTATTCTCGATGTGGATATTGTCGGCATTAAACAGCGGGACGGGCGTGCAGCCAGCCTGGTCATGCGTTTGGACGGGCTGTTTGCCGGCTCGGTCTCGCTTGGCTTAAACGGCGCCATGCTTCAAGCGCTGGATGGGGCAATCGCCCAAATGGCAGACAGCGGACAGCAATGGCCGATGCCCTTCGATAACCTGCCCGCCGAGTTAAAAGGCGAGCGGGTCATTTGGCTGCCTGCTCCAATGCCCTGCCGGGTTACCGGGCTTGAAATAACCTCCAACGGTCTGCTCCGCCATCCGAAGCTCGTATCGTTTGGTTCTTCAGGTGCCGCATTATGA